One stretch of Thalassophryne amazonica chromosome 19, fThaAma1.1, whole genome shotgun sequence DNA includes these proteins:
- the gphb5 gene encoding glycoprotein hormone beta-5: MNLQRTKSQRRTGLVLCCVLLWTTLQPDLFHQVSAINLRHFIGCAIREFTFLAKKPGCRGLHITTDACWGRCETWEKPVLDPPYIESYQRVCTYNVTRLVTVKLPNCQPNVDPTYTYPIALRCDCGVCLTSTTECITAV, from the exons ATGAACCTGCAAAGAACAAAGTCACAAAG GAGGACTGGACTGGTGCTGTGCTGTGTTTTGCTCTGGACCACTCTACAGCCAGATTTGTTCCACCAAGTGTCAGCCATCAACCTGCGGCACTTCATTGGTTGTGCCATACGGGAGTTTACTTTCCTGGCTAAGAAGCCTGGCTGCAGGGGACTGCATATCACCACAGATGCCTGCTGGGGGCGCTGTGAGACCTGGGAG aAGCCGGTCCTGGACCCTCCATACATCGAGTCCTACCAGCGGGTTTGCACTTACAACGTTACCCGTCTTGTCACCGTGAAACTACCCAACTGCCAACCAAATGTCGATCCGACCTACACCTACCCTATCGCCCTGAGGTGTGACTGTGGAGTCTGTCTCACCAGCACCACTGAATGTATAACCGCCGTGTga